From one Triticum urartu cultivar G1812 chromosome 3, Tu2.1, whole genome shotgun sequence genomic stretch:
- the LOC125546737 gene encoding GDSL esterase/lipase At1g28640-like: MVTTKMCKLPSADWLFLFVVELGWTLALIPPSPMGLSAWCYDSIFSFECQTFFGRSLFFVGELGVNDYHFSFLTKSVQEIIQKIPDVIRTISTAIERLIKHGATNFVVPRTIPSGCAPPVLALFPDAAPAEYNSTTGCLEDINKLGMHHNLLLQEALKKLRGRHPGGMIVYADLFGPIMDMVELPRKYGFEDVLTICCGGPGTLFCGDEGANLCEKPAACLFWDGVHLTEAAYHYIADVWLDSMDSPAI, encoded by the exons ATGGTCACCACCAAGATGTGCAAGCTGCCGAGCGCTGACTGGCTGTTCCTCTTCGTGGTGGAGCTGGGATGGACATTGGCACTGATCCCTCCTTCCCCCATGGGCCTCTCTGCCTGGTGCTACGACTCCATCTTCAGCTTCG AGTGCCAGACCTTCTTCGGCAGATCCCTCTTCTTCGTGGGCGAACTCGGGGTCAACGACTACCACTTCTCTTTCCTCACTAAGAGCGTGCAAGAGATCAT ACAAAAAATCCCAGATGTCATCAGGACCATCTCAACGGCCATCGAG AGGCTGATCAAGCACGGGGCGACAAATTTCGTGGTTCCGAGGACAATCCCATCGGGATGCGCACCGCCGGTTCTCGCCTTGTTCCCCGATGCCGCCCCGGCAGAATACAACTCCACCACCGGTTGCCTGGAAGATATCAATAAGCTAGGGATGCACCACAACCTGCTGCTGCAGGAGGCCCTCAAGAAGCTCCGGGGCAGGCACCCAGGCGGCATGATCGTTTACGCAGACCTCTTCGGTCCAATCATGGACATGGTGGAGTTGCCTCGCAAGTATG GGTTTGAAGATGTTCTTACCATCTGTTGCGGAGGGCCTGGGACACTTTTCTGCGGTGATGAAGGTGCAAACCTATGTGAGAAACCGGCTGCTTGTCTGTTCTGGGACGGCGTCCACTTGACGGAGGCGGCTTACCACTACATCGCCGATGTCTGGCTGGACAGCATGGACTCCCCTGCAATATAG